The genomic window ATTTGCAGACAGCAGTGAGACagattaataatattaacactaataataattaatcagtGTACAGGATGAAGGGAAACAAACACATGACCTCTAACTGAGGGTTAGGGTggagtgcacagggtttagtgttTAGGGCTTAGTGTTCTATGTTTTAGTGATTAGTGCTTTAGGGATTAGTGGTTAGGGTTTAGAGGTTTAGTCAGGTCAAGTTTGTGAGCTCTATTGAGCGCGTTTGGATGGTGGCACCAGGTGAGCAGGCAGCTCCGCAGGTAACTCATGACCTTCAAGCTTCACCTTGATCAGGTGATTAGCTAAGGCAAACTCCTCGTCGTCTAGGAAACCATCGCGGTCAACATCAGCAAGTTTCCAGATTTTACCGAGCACAGTGTTAGGCAGTTTAGACTTGACCATCTCGCGCTTGGCCAAGGCGCCAGACACTTTGCCATTGATGGGTGACAGTGTGTAGAAGATCTCATCGTAGGTGTGCTTGTCTTTCTGCACCACCCACTCCAGCTCGTCAATTCCCTCAGACACACCCTCTCCGTATCCACCACCAAAAGGCCCCACTGACACACCCTCAAAGGCTCCACCTTGCACTGCAGCAGTGGGCGTGACCAACTCCTCCTGTCGCACCAACGTCATGAGCTTTGCAATGTCGTTCTCCAGCAGGTCATCCACACACTCCAGTAGCTTTGGCTTCAGAGCCTGGAACTTAGTAAAGTCCTGAGACACCAGCAGCTCctacaaaagcacacacacatacgcatgcgcacacacacacatacgcaagcacacacaaagATTGGTATACGTAGGGGAAAAGTATAGCTGGCTGCAGAATGAGTTATTTTAGCAACACATTATTCCtcactatttacacacactacaaacccaTTACTCACTACAAGCACACATTGTACATTACCCACTTTAGTTTACCTGCATTTTAGAGAGTTTTGGGAAATCCCCAGGAGAGACCTGATGTTCCTTCTCAATCTTGGTGTAGATCTCTCCCAGATTAGCAATCAGTTCCTTCTTCTTATTCTCCTTACCAAACATGTTTGGCATCTCCTTCTTCAAGGCACTGATGATGTATGCCTggacctacacaaacacatctctgAGTGACTTTGTGTTCTTCTTATTCCTTGTGTATATCTGTACTGCATGCTTAAACAATGCTATTCATCTTACAATGGGGGAAGCAAACAGCAACCTGTAAGCTGAATACAGCCCTGCAGGCTAAAGAAatcatttaatgtgtgtgtgtgtgtgttttggacagGTGCCCATGAATAAGGAGACTGCTGTATTATTATAGATTGTACGATACTTTGTTGAGACTTTCCATCTTGATGAGGTCACTGTAGTAGGGTATCATTAGTTAAGCTCTCTTGATGAAGTTGTAGTATGGATTATATTTCAGAGAACCTTGGTGAGCTGAGGCATCTTGATGTAGTTGCTGTATTAGTGTAGGGTGCAGGGTACAGACTATGTTTGTGAGGAGAGTCGTATCCTTCAGGCTGCTGTATTAGTGTGAGTTGTAGGGTATAATGTACCTTGGCAAGGCGAGCTCTCTTGATGAGGTCGTTCAGTTTGCGCAGCGCGGCGTTGCGTGGTAAACTCTGGATGTCTCTGAACAGGTCATGCTGTTCGGCCTCGAACAGTCTGCGGTTGTCAGGCACCAGCAGTGGTTGTGTCCAGAATGAGCCAATGTAGACACGCAGAACCTCAGGAGTGTTCACTATCTTACCAAGAGACCACATGAGGGCGCCATAAACCCGCATGAGCTGCTGTGTGCTGATCTGATCAGCCTTGTTGAGAACCACTCGCATTTTGTCCTCGTGGTTTTTCAATGCACGGATCACCTCCGAGAACTCATCTGAAATGTCCAGCTTGTGGGCATCAAACAGGAGAATGATCCGGTCAACTCGCTCCGCAAACCACTCCAGCACTGCTGCAAAGTCataacctaaac from Tachysurus vachellii isolate PV-2020 chromosome 20, HZAU_Pvac_v1, whole genome shotgun sequence includes these protein-coding regions:
- the ehd1b gene encoding EH domain-containing protein 1b, translated to MFSWTNKDGKKKDPALYQTVADGLKRLYRTKLLPLEDAYRYHDFHSPALEDADFDNKPMVLLVGQYSTGKTTFIQHLLEHDFPGMRIGPEPTTDSFIAVMHGEQDGLVPGNALVVDPKKPFRKLNAFGNAFLNRFVCAQLPNPVLESISIIDTPGILSGEKQRISRGYDFAAVLEWFAERVDRIILLFDAHKLDISDEFSEVIRALKNHEDKMRVVLNKADQISTQQLMRVYGALMWSLGKIVNTPEVLRVYIGSFWTQPLLVPDNRRLFEAEQHDLFRDIQSLPRNAALRKLNDLIKRARLAKVQAYIISALKKEMPNMFGKENKKKELIANLGEIYTKIEKEHQVSPGDFPKLSKMQELLVSQDFTKFQALKPKLLECVDDLLENDIAKLMTLVRQEELVTPTAAVQGGAFEGVSVGPFGGGYGEGVSEGIDELEWVVQKDKHTYDEIFYTLSPINGKVSGALAKREMVKSKLPNTVLGKIWKLADVDRDGFLDDEEFALANHLIKVKLEGHELPAELPAHLVPPSKRAQ